A genome region from Yoonia vestfoldensis includes the following:
- the fliR gene encoding flagellar biosynthetic protein FliR — MHTLRLSAFFLSAPFFGAAAIPVQVRVIVSVVMALGFYGMIEVPDPTNLPFLAMIEIALIEIAIGLSLGLAFTIVFSAVALTGEKIAASAGLGFAAQMDPNSGGQTPVVSQFLNLFAIAAFLSLNGHLHMIALIRMSYEILPLGQPFQFSAFVSGGLAAAGHMFTIASQLMLPVVSILLLANITVGVVTRSAPQLNLFSFGFPLTILTCFVALYVSTTPFANGIAELVEFILEFIEDTIAEAEVG, encoded by the coding sequence TTGCATACGCTGCGCCTGAGCGCGTTTTTCCTTTCCGCACCTTTTTTCGGCGCTGCGGCCATCCCCGTGCAAGTCAGGGTGATTGTCAGCGTCGTGATGGCCCTTGGCTTTTATGGTATGATCGAGGTACCAGATCCGACCAATTTACCGTTTCTGGCCATGATCGAAATCGCGTTGATCGAGATCGCAATTGGTCTGTCGCTGGGTCTGGCATTCACGATTGTCTTTTCTGCCGTTGCCCTGACAGGCGAGAAAATCGCCGCCTCTGCGGGACTTGGCTTTGCCGCGCAGATGGACCCGAACTCTGGCGGACAGACGCCGGTGGTCAGCCAGTTTCTCAATCTTTTCGCTATTGCCGCATTTCTTTCGTTGAATGGGCATCTGCATATGATTGCATTGATCAGGATGAGTTACGAAATACTGCCACTCGGTCAGCCGTTCCAATTTAGCGCCTTTGTCAGCGGAGGATTGGCCGCTGCGGGCCATATGTTTACGATTGCGTCGCAACTGATGCTGCCTGTCGTTTCGATCCTGCTTTTGGCGAATATCACGGTGGGTGTTGTGACGCGGTCCGCGCCGCAGTTGAATTTGTTTTCATTTGGGTTTCCGCTGACGATCCTGACATGCTTTGTGGCGCTTTATGTTTCGACCACGCCATTTGCCAACGGCATAGCCGAGCTGGTCGAATTTATTCTCGAATTCATCGAAGACACCATCGCGGAGGCAGAAGTTGGCTGA
- the fliQ gene encoding flagellar biosynthesis protein FliQ, whose protein sequence is MEFDSNIESLRAAFWQIIIASGPILGVALAVGLVIGILQAATSINEMTLSFVPKLVIVLAAMAALSSFMMQEMTDYFASIFEQIRLLK, encoded by the coding sequence ATGGAGTTTGACAGCAACATAGAAAGTCTAAGAGCCGCCTTTTGGCAGATCATTATCGCCTCTGGCCCCATTCTTGGTGTCGCGCTGGCGGTCGGGCTTGTCATCGGTATTCTGCAAGCGGCCACCAGCATCAATGAAATGACGTTAAGTTTTGTGCCAAAGCTGGTCATTGTTTTGGCGGCGATGGCGGCTTTGTCGTCATTCATGATGCAAGAGATGACAGATTACTTTGCATCTATTTTCGAACAAATCCGTTTGTTGAAATGA
- the fliP gene encoding flagellar type III secretion system pore protein FliP (The bacterial flagellar biogenesis protein FliP forms a type III secretion system (T3SS)-type pore required for flagellar assembly.) has product MIVLCSLPLGAAFAQDGGGLPALNVLVGDDGETTYSLSLQILALMTVLTILPSFLLGITAFTRIIIILSILRQAMGTQQTPPNQVLISIALFLTFYVMAPTFEDIYTTAISPYLAGELSAIAAVESSANIMRGFLILNTREAELAMFAEMAGDAPYATNEDVPYAVLLPAFITSELKTAFQIGFLLFLPFLVIDLVIASILMSLGMMMLSPMLVALPFKLLLFVLVDGWAMTIGSIASTYVN; this is encoded by the coding sequence ATGATCGTATTATGCAGCCTCCCGCTGGGAGCCGCCTTTGCACAAGACGGCGGCGGCCTGCCCGCATTGAACGTGCTGGTCGGCGACGACGGCGAGACCACCTATTCGCTGTCATTGCAAATACTTGCATTGATGACGGTGTTGACGATCCTGCCATCGTTTTTGCTGGGTATTACCGCATTCACGCGGATCATCATCATTCTATCGATTTTGCGACAGGCGATGGGCACGCAGCAAACGCCGCCCAATCAGGTCCTGATCTCTATTGCGCTTTTTCTGACATTCTATGTCATGGCGCCCACATTCGAAGATATCTATACGACGGCCATTTCCCCATATCTTGCCGGGGAATTATCGGCAATCGCGGCGGTTGAAAGCTCGGCAAATATCATGCGCGGTTTTCTGATCCTCAACACCAGAGAGGCCGAATTGGCAATGTTCGCCGAAATGGCCGGCGATGCGCCCTATGCCACGAACGAAGACGTGCCATATGCTGTTCTTTTGCCAGCGTTTATCACATCCGAGCTGAAAACCGCGTTTCAGATCGGTTTCTTGCTATTTCTTCCCTTTCTGGTGATCGACCTCGTCATCGCGTCGATCCTGATGTCCTTGGGGATGATGATGCTGAGCCCGATGTTGGTCGCACTGCCATTCAAACTCTTGCTTTTCGTCTTGGTGGATGGCTGGGCCATGACCATTGGTTCGATCGCCTCGACATATGTGAATTGA
- the fliN gene encoding flagellar motor switch protein FliN, whose product MENQDKDPRGPESDKLRALENIEVEMSVEVGRTEISISELLRLNEGSVVELDRLAGEPLDILVNGTLIAKGEIVMVGERFGIRFSDIVDPENRVGSI is encoded by the coding sequence ATGGAAAATCAGGACAAAGACCCCCGCGGCCCAGAGAGTGATAAATTGCGCGCGCTTGAAAACATCGAAGTCGAAATGTCGGTCGAAGTCGGCCGGACAGAGATTTCAATCAGCGAATTGCTGCGTCTTAACGAAGGATCGGTCGTGGAACTGGACCGTCTGGCCGGTGAACCGCTGGATATTCTTGTAAACGGCACGCTGATCGCAAAGGGCGAAATCGTGATGGTCGGCGAACGTTTCGGCATCCGTTTCTCGGATATCGTCGACCCTGAAAACCGCGTCGGAAGCATTTGA
- the fliM gene encoding flagellar motor switch protein FliM: MSSKKLTQDEVDALISSVDTSAKAKADVSASKNIRDFVFGSDDLSLLGDYYALRVINERFARLARSVFQPMLRVQPRITALMPEVKTFDEYCDNAPALMSLTTSRIDELRGSKMMVIQPGFISALINAYYGGDLGLKYQPRAEFTATETRVIEIITDGLNRTLLSAWQDLMQLTFSDESREENLQFASFVDGGEIVIVCSFSVQLPKADDARIDILYPLQTLKPIAAQLRSRMQSEVIDDDMTWRERLERAVSEVRLPINVQLSKPRVSLRDLISMRKGDVYPIQLREGLSVLVQGQKMFFADIGEVAGTSAITITQKLD; this comes from the coding sequence ATGTCCTCCAAGAAACTCACACAGGATGAAGTCGACGCGCTGATCAGTAGCGTCGACACCAGTGCCAAGGCCAAAGCCGACGTATCCGCGTCCAAGAATATCCGTGATTTTGTATTTGGCTCTGACGATTTGTCCTTGCTTGGGGATTATTATGCCCTGCGCGTCATCAATGAACGATTTGCACGATTGGCCCGCAGCGTTTTCCAGCCGATGCTGCGCGTGCAGCCGCGCATCACGGCGCTGATGCCCGAGGTCAAAACATTTGACGAATATTGCGACAATGCCCCTGCGTTGATGAGTTTGACAACGTCGCGCATCGACGAATTGCGCGGCAGCAAGATGATGGTGATCCAGCCCGGTTTCATCTCGGCATTGATCAATGCTTATTATGGCGGGGATCTTGGGTTGAAATATCAGCCAAGGGCCGAATTCACCGCGACCGAAACGCGCGTGATCGAGATCATTACCGACGGGTTGAACAGGACGCTTCTTTCAGCCTGGCAGGATTTGATGCAATTGACCTTTAGCGATGAATCGCGCGAGGAAAATCTGCAATTCGCATCCTTTGTCGACGGGGGCGAAATCGTCATCGTTTGCAGCTTTTCAGTGCAATTGCCAAAGGCGGATGATGCCAGGATTGACATCCTCTATCCGCTACAGACCCTGAAACCGATTGCGGCGCAGCTGCGCTCGCGGATGCAATCCGAAGTCATCGACGACGATATGACCTGGCGCGAACGTCTGGAAAGGGCTGTTTCCGAAGTTCGCCTGCCGATCAATGTGCAACTGAGCAAGCCGCGTGTTTCGCTGCGGGATTTGATCAGCATGCGAAAGGGTGACGTCTACCCGATCCAACTGCGCGAAGGATTAAGCGTGCTGGTGCAGGGCCAGAAAATGTTCTTTGCCGATATCGGTGAAGTCGCTGGCACAAGCGCAATTACGATCACCCAAAAGCTGGATTAG